One part of the Bradyrhizobium sp. CB1650 genome encodes these proteins:
- a CDS encoding pyridoxal-phosphate dependent enzyme, with translation MTLGEGGTPLVRLQRVARDLGLKELFVKDESRNPTSSFKDRLSTVAVTHAVQLGVKTVATASSGNAGASLAAYAARAGLRCVVVAAEGAAGPMLTQIRKLGAQLVLLKRTEDRWPLLRAGMALEGWLATSPRTAPVVGSLPVGVEGYKTIAYEIAADLGRAPDWVVLPVAYGDALSGVAQGFADLLESGVIDRLPRLVAAEAHGSLLFSMRNGDDAVCAATIEEAALDKSVDTAQSAYQALKALRETDGLVIRVGNEGLIAAQELLAHHEGLFLELASVMPLVALRQLVRAGTVLPSQTVVCLGTAAGWKDSDVSTRELEPLIANEGPVEGVLNSLAREH, from the coding sequence GTGACGCTCGGCGAAGGCGGAACGCCCTTGGTGCGACTTCAACGTGTTGCGCGGGACCTCGGCCTCAAGGAGCTTTTCGTCAAGGACGAATCCCGCAATCCGACAAGCTCATTTAAGGACAGGCTCAGTACAGTCGCCGTCACGCATGCTGTGCAGCTCGGAGTCAAAACCGTGGCGACGGCTTCCTCTGGCAATGCTGGTGCGTCACTGGCAGCCTATGCAGCGCGTGCCGGGCTGCGATGCGTCGTCGTCGCCGCGGAGGGCGCCGCGGGTCCGATGTTGACCCAGATCCGAAAATTGGGTGCGCAACTGGTGCTTCTCAAGCGCACGGAAGATCGATGGCCTCTCCTGCGGGCCGGGATGGCACTCGAAGGATGGCTGGCGACATCTCCGCGCACGGCTCCGGTTGTCGGAAGCCTTCCGGTGGGCGTCGAGGGCTACAAGACGATCGCTTACGAAATCGCCGCCGATCTCGGGCGCGCTCCCGACTGGGTGGTGCTGCCCGTGGCGTATGGCGATGCTTTGAGTGGTGTAGCGCAAGGATTCGCCGATTTGTTGGAATCCGGCGTCATCGACCGCTTGCCGAGGCTTGTTGCCGCAGAAGCCCACGGTTCCCTGCTGTTTTCCATGCGCAATGGTGATGACGCGGTGTGCGCGGCGACCATAGAGGAGGCAGCGCTAGATAAGTCGGTAGATACTGCGCAGAGCGCGTACCAAGCCCTGAAGGCATTGCGCGAAACGGATGGTCTTGTAATCAGGGTCGGTAATGAGGGGCTCATTGCCGCGCAAGAATTACTTGCTCATCACGAGGGACTGTTCCTAGAGCTGGCGAGTGTCATGCCGCTGGTTGCGCTGAGGCAGCTCGTTCGCGCGGGAACGGTCCTGCCATCGCAAACCGTGGTCTGCCTGGGCACGGCAGCTGGATGGAAAGATTCGGACGTGTCCACGCGCGAACTCGAGCCTCTGATCGCCAATGAAGGCCCGGTGGAGGGCGTCCTGAATAGCTTGGCTCGCGAACACTAA
- a CDS encoding CoA transferase, with amino-acid sequence MFGFSTCAMSSLGRMQHAILLVGAEVIKIDAARPLFDSMFTVIYGVNHMRGKRSILVDIDSSGGRAIFEKLVKSVDVVVWNATDRQVRRMGLDLDGLKALNPDAIFCQLDCFGGVRRGARTNYLGYDNLVQAATGITLRFPGSMKTPEDHAPAAGTLDVNGGFAAALGIAAALYQKAVTGRTGRARTSLSALARARAGAVLLRL; translated from the coding sequence GTGTTCGGGTTCTCGACCTGTGCAATGTCATCGCTGGGCCGCATGCAGCATGCTATCTTGCTCGTTGGGGCCGAGGTCATCAAGATCGACGCGGCGCGTCCCCTTTTTGACTCCATGTTTACGGTCATCTATGGCGTGAACCACATGCGCGGTAAGCGCTCGATTCTGGTAGATATCGACTCATCCGGCGGTCGAGCGATCTTCGAGAAGCTCGTGAAGTCGGTGGATGTCGTAGTCTGGAATGCGACTGACCGGCAGGTCAGGCGTATGGGGCTCGATCTGGACGGTCTGAAAGCGCTCAATCCAGACGCGATCTTCTGCCAGCTTGATTGCTTCGGCGGCGTTCGTCGTGGCGCGCGGACGAACTATCTCGGCTATGACAATCTTGTCCAGGCAGCGACTGGCATCACGTTGAGATTCCCAGGTTCCATGAAAACGCCCGAGGACCATGCGCCCGCGGCGGGTACGCTCGACGTGAACGGCGGGTTCGCCGCGGCTCTTGGGATTGCTGCCGCGCTCTACCAGAAGGCCGTGACCGGCCGAACAGGGCGGGCGCGAACGTCCCTGTCGGCACTCGCCCGGGCTCGTGCAGGTGCCGTTCTGTTGCGACTATGA
- a CDS encoding ABC transporter ATP-binding protein: MNTDETLLRVEDLRTHFFTQDGVTRAVDGLSFDVKAGDTLGIVGESGCGKSVTALSIMRLLQPKLARTVGGRIRFQGRDILALAESEMRAMRGNSMAMIFQEPMTSLNPVLTVGNQIAEAVMIHQKKSRVDAFAHAAELLRLVRIPDPEQRLKDYPHQFSGGMRQRVMIAMALSCNPKLLIADEPTTALDVTIQAQILRLMLEMKERFGAAVVLITHDLGVVAETCQRVIVMYAGRKVEEAEVTELFERPLHPYTRGLIASMPRRLANVARARRLTEIPGIVPTLNQPVKGCAFAPRCALATARCRADEPPFELRQETHSVACWEAGVADQVGQAHAETAP; this comes from the coding sequence ATGAACACCGACGAGACCCTGCTGCGTGTGGAAGACCTTCGCACCCACTTCTTCACTCAAGACGGCGTTACTCGCGCGGTCGACGGCTTGAGTTTCGACGTGAAAGCGGGCGACACGCTGGGCATCGTGGGCGAAAGCGGCTGCGGCAAGAGTGTCACCGCGTTGTCGATCATGCGTCTCTTGCAGCCGAAGCTCGCACGCACTGTGGGCGGTCGCATCCGTTTCCAGGGGCGCGACATTCTCGCGCTTGCAGAATCTGAGATGCGCGCGATGCGAGGCAACAGCATGGCGATGATCTTTCAGGAGCCGATGACTTCGCTCAACCCGGTGCTCACAGTGGGCAATCAGATCGCCGAAGCGGTGATGATCCACCAGAAGAAAAGTCGCGTCGACGCCTTCGCGCACGCTGCGGAGTTGTTGCGACTGGTGCGCATCCCCGATCCCGAGCAACGCTTGAAAGATTATCCGCATCAGTTCTCTGGCGGCATGCGCCAGCGTGTCATGATCGCGATGGCACTGTCCTGCAATCCCAAGCTGCTTATTGCTGATGAGCCGACCACGGCGCTAGACGTCACCATCCAAGCGCAGATTCTGCGCCTCATGCTGGAGATGAAGGAACGCTTTGGCGCTGCGGTTGTTCTGATCACGCATGACCTGGGGGTGGTCGCCGAAACCTGCCAGCGTGTGATTGTGATGTACGCAGGGCGCAAGGTGGAGGAGGCCGAAGTGACGGAACTCTTCGAGCGGCCGCTGCATCCGTACACGCGCGGGCTCATCGCCTCAATGCCTAGGCGGCTCGCGAACGTAGCGCGAGCGCGACGGCTCACCGAAATTCCTGGGATAGTGCCGACCCTAAATCAACCGGTCAAGGGCTGTGCCTTCGCACCGCGCTGCGCTCTGGCCACGGCGCGCTGCCGCGCCGACGAACCTCCCTTCGAGTTGCGGCAAGAAACGCATTCGGTAGCCTGCTGGGAAGCTGGCGTCGCCGATCAGGTAGGGCAAGCTCACGCGGAGACGGCTCCATGA
- a CDS encoding CoA transferase yields the protein MKAVFRTRTANEWERIFGEGQAPAAPHRWLSEWISDDHARCTDLVLEVDGPVYGRMIQPGPVAWLEESGEAMLNPAPRKWVAFDEAVAVLSAIQARWRAGQSSAAGGGWLDGVRVLDLCNVIAGPHAACYLARWGRGHQDRRGASPF from the coding sequence ATGAAAGCCGTCTTCCGGACGCGAACTGCAAACGAGTGGGAACGGATCTTCGGCGAAGGCCAGGCACCCGCCGCTCCGCACCGATGGCTTAGCGAATGGATCAGCGATGATCACGCTAGATGCACGGACCTCGTGCTCGAAGTCGACGGCCCGGTATATGGGCGAATGATCCAGCCCGGACCTGTGGCTTGGCTCGAGGAAAGCGGGGAAGCAATGCTGAACCCCGCCCCGCGGAAATGGGTCGCTTTCGACGAAGCAGTCGCCGTACTCTCGGCTATTCAAGCTAGGTGGCGGGCGGGACAGTCTTCGGCGGCAGGCGGGGGATGGCTTGACGGTGTTCGGGTTCTCGACCTGTGCAATGTCATCGCTGGGCCGCATGCAGCATGCTATCTTGCTCGTTGGGGCCGAGGTCATCAAGATCGACGCGGCGCGTCCCCTTTTTGA
- a CDS encoding transposase: MIGHLRLDAIPGVGPALATALVASIADPKAFRSGRDLDKLGSISKQGDRYLRSLFTAGALAVIRYAKIHGTDHRPWLTRLLARRPTKVAAIALANKLARMAWAMMARNERYQEPAALAA, from the coding sequence ATGATAGGTCACTTGCGGCTGGACGCGATCCCTGGCGTCGGTCCGGCGCTGGCAACAGCGCTGGTCGCCAGCATTGCCGATCCCAAAGCCTTCCGATCCGGGCGGGACTTAGACAAGCTTGGCAGCATCAGCAAGCAGGGCGATCGCTATTTGCGTAGCCTGTTCACGGCTGGCGCGCTCGCCGTAATCCGCTACGCCAAGATCCATGGCACCGATCATCGGCCATGGCTCACGCGATTGTTGGCCCGGCGGCCCACCAAGGTCGCGGCCATCGCGCTTGCCAACAAGCTCGCCAGGATGGCCTGGGCGATGATGGCGAGGAACGAACGCTACCAGGAGCCGGCCGCGCTGGCGGCCTAA
- a CDS encoding dipeptide ABC transporter ATP-binding protein, with protein MNAPVLEVTGLQKHYVLHRGLLRREVARVKAVDGVSISVARGETLCVVGESGCGKSTLGKLILRLTHPTAGSIRLDGVDVTNLSENELRPHRQYVQMVFQDPYASLNPRLTAGEIVGEPLENFRGLAAEEREARVTDILRKVGLRAEALKRFPFEFSGGQRQRLAIARALAVNPNLIVADEPVSALDVSVQAQVLNLLMDLQEELNVAYLFISHDLGVVEHIGHRIAVMYLGRIVEIAPKEPVFEEPLHPYTQALMSAAPIADPRQKRARLLIEGDVPSPMNPPSGCRFHTRCPFANQRCRSEEPQLREVVPGHFVACHLREDGYRGALPRPSFTRLNCNLEDT; from the coding sequence ATGAACGCTCCCGTGCTGGAGGTTACCGGCCTCCAAAAGCACTACGTTCTGCACCGCGGATTGCTGCGCCGTGAAGTTGCTCGCGTTAAGGCCGTAGATGGTGTGAGCATCTCTGTCGCGCGAGGCGAGACGCTATGCGTGGTTGGCGAAAGCGGTTGCGGCAAGTCCACTCTGGGCAAACTCATCCTTCGCCTGACGCACCCCACGGCTGGCTCCATTCGTCTGGATGGCGTGGACGTGACGAATCTATCGGAGAACGAGCTGCGCCCACATCGACAGTACGTGCAGATGGTCTTCCAGGATCCGTACGCGTCACTAAACCCGAGGCTCACGGCCGGCGAGATTGTGGGCGAGCCGCTCGAGAACTTCCGAGGGCTTGCCGCAGAAGAGCGCGAAGCGCGCGTAACGGATATACTGCGCAAGGTGGGGCTGCGCGCCGAGGCGCTGAAGCGCTTTCCCTTCGAGTTCTCTGGAGGACAGCGCCAGCGGTTGGCGATCGCGCGTGCGCTCGCAGTCAATCCAAATCTCATCGTCGCTGACGAACCCGTCTCCGCGCTCGACGTGTCGGTGCAGGCGCAGGTTCTCAATCTGCTCATGGATCTCCAGGAAGAGCTGAATGTGGCGTATCTATTCATCAGCCACGACTTGGGCGTGGTCGAGCACATCGGACACCGAATTGCAGTGATGTACCTTGGGCGGATCGTGGAGATCGCACCGAAGGAGCCGGTATTTGAGGAGCCGCTGCATCCGTATACGCAGGCGCTAATGAGCGCCGCGCCTATTGCGGACCCACGTCAGAAGCGCGCGCGGCTGCTGATCGAAGGCGATGTACCCAGTCCTATGAACCCGCCTTCGGGCTGTCGCTTCCATACGCGATGCCCATTCGCCAACCAGCGTTGCCGCAGCGAGGAGCCGCAGCTGCGTGAGGTGGTGCCCGGCCACTTCGTGGCCTGTCACCTCCGCGAGGATGGCTACCGGGGCGCGTTGCCGCGACCCTCCTTCACCCGGTTGAACTGCAATCTCGAGGATACCTGA
- a CDS encoding ABC transporter permease: MAALYTEIVANTPRKSRGFGTFARRNPTIILGATLLFLMVVIAIAAPVLSGDPMSIAPAERLKAPSIEHWFGTDLLGRDLCARTLYGARVSLVVGLSVAVLSVAIGLVMGLITGYYRRADGYIMRVMDGMMTIPSILLAIATVALTRGGMAIVVVAITVPEIPRVVRLVRSVVLSTRELAFVEAATVSGSRDLKIIRRHILPSTIAPLIVQGTLIFASAILAESSLSFLGIGVPPEIPTWGNMISAHRLYLASAPLTIFFPGAFLTVAVLAVNLLGDGLRDHLDPRLARRM, from the coding sequence ATGGCTGCTTTGTACACCGAGATCGTGGCGAACACACCGCGCAAATCGCGCGGCTTCGGCACATTCGCCCGGCGCAATCCAACCATTATACTGGGGGCCACTCTTCTGTTCCTCATGGTGGTAATTGCCATTGCCGCGCCGGTACTCTCAGGCGATCCTATGTCGATCGCGCCAGCCGAGCGGCTGAAGGCACCATCGATAGAGCACTGGTTCGGCACTGACTTGCTTGGGCGTGATTTGTGTGCGCGCACGCTTTATGGAGCACGTGTTTCGCTGGTGGTGGGACTATCCGTCGCGGTGTTATCGGTCGCCATCGGGTTGGTGATGGGGCTCATCACCGGGTATTACCGCCGAGCTGACGGCTACATCATGCGCGTCATGGACGGCATGATGACAATCCCCTCGATCCTGCTAGCAATAGCAACGGTCGCGCTCACCCGTGGCGGCATGGCAATCGTGGTGGTGGCCATCACTGTTCCAGAAATCCCGCGCGTGGTGCGGCTGGTGCGCTCGGTGGTTCTATCAACGCGCGAGTTAGCCTTCGTGGAGGCGGCTACCGTCTCGGGCAGTCGCGATTTGAAGATCATCCGCCGCCACATCCTGCCCAGCACGATTGCACCGTTAATTGTACAGGGAACGTTGATCTTCGCATCCGCAATCCTAGCCGAATCGTCGCTTTCGTTTCTGGGCATCGGCGTGCCGCCTGAAATCCCCACCTGGGGCAACATGATCTCCGCGCACCGCCTATATCTCGCGAGCGCACCTTTGACGATCTTCTTTCCCGGCGCCTTCCTCACCGTTGCCGTCCTGGCCGTCAACCTGCTGGGCGACGGCTTGCGCGACCATCTCGACCCGCGCCTGGCGCGCCGCATGTGA
- a CDS encoding ABC transporter substrate-binding protein, producing the protein MGAFTRREILQTGVALAGAAVGPKAVMGQSRNYKVIRAIGDIPAYDPVVSTTDATLYHAVMVYDTLFGLDAQQIAQPQMVGKYGLSEDKLTWTFELREGLKFHDGTAVTTGDVAASIRRWAAKDGRGQLMMERLKDISTKDDKTFTVQLKEPFGLLLDGLGSNCLIMRTKEAETDPARKIEAIVGSGPFRFNQAETRPGVQYVYDRNLDYLPRKEPASGLAGGKVVKVDRVVYVNITDPHTAVAAVQAGEADFFSDPPTDLIDQLSHDSNVKLEVLCPGGSTGMIRLNFLQPPFDNVKCRQALLYLVNQIDFMKGNFANPSYFKTCPSYFSCGTTMENDANTEWFNAAPDYARAKQLLKEGGYDGRAVLILQPTNWPLAKSSAEILAQQMRLAGMSVQLVPLDWGGVVARRAVKAPPEQGGWNIFLTSNGTAVTSDPLHIVNAANGDRAWFGWPDNAKHEELRAKWLRAETIEERKKIAREIQENAWDFVPFVTFGQWMQPMLLRPNLKGMMKVPFSWLRPWWNVEKA; encoded by the coding sequence ATGGGCGCTTTCACGCGGCGCGAAATCCTCCAGACCGGCGTCGCCCTCGCAGGCGCGGCTGTCGGGCCGAAGGCGGTGATGGGCCAAAGTCGCAATTACAAGGTTATCAGGGCGATTGGCGATATCCCTGCTTACGACCCAGTAGTTAGCACCACGGACGCTACCTTATATCACGCGGTTATGGTGTACGATACGCTGTTCGGACTGGACGCACAGCAGATCGCACAGCCCCAGATGGTGGGTAAGTACGGCTTGTCGGAGGACAAACTCACTTGGACGTTTGAACTGCGCGAGGGGCTCAAATTTCATGACGGCACGGCGGTCACTACTGGCGACGTCGCTGCTTCCATACGGCGTTGGGCGGCAAAGGATGGCCGCGGACAGCTCATGATGGAGCGTTTGAAAGATATCTCTACAAAAGACGACAAGACCTTCACCGTGCAGCTCAAGGAGCCCTTCGGCCTGCTCCTCGACGGCCTGGGATCGAACTGCTTAATCATGCGCACGAAGGAAGCGGAGACTGATCCAGCGCGGAAGATCGAGGCGATCGTCGGCTCCGGCCCTTTTCGCTTCAACCAAGCCGAGACTCGACCAGGCGTGCAATACGTCTACGACCGAAACCTCGATTACTTGCCGCGCAAGGAGCCGGCAAGCGGCCTCGCGGGTGGCAAGGTCGTCAAGGTTGATCGTGTCGTCTACGTGAACATAACCGACCCTCACACCGCGGTCGCAGCTGTGCAAGCCGGCGAGGCTGACTTCTTTTCAGATCCGCCGACCGACCTGATCGATCAGCTGTCGCACGACAGCAACGTGAAACTGGAAGTGCTCTGTCCCGGCGGCTCGACCGGCATGATCCGTTTGAATTTTCTGCAGCCACCCTTCGACAATGTAAAATGCCGCCAAGCGCTTCTGTATCTCGTCAATCAAATTGATTTTATGAAGGGCAATTTCGCCAATCCGAGCTACTTCAAAACGTGTCCCTCCTACTTCTCCTGCGGCACAACGATGGAAAACGATGCCAACACCGAGTGGTTCAACGCTGCGCCGGACTATGCCAGGGCGAAGCAGCTGTTGAAGGAGGGAGGCTACGATGGTCGTGCCGTTTTGATTCTGCAGCCGACGAATTGGCCTCTCGCCAAGAGTTCGGCCGAAATTCTTGCGCAGCAGATGCGCCTTGCCGGAATGAGCGTTCAACTAGTGCCTCTGGACTGGGGCGGTGTCGTGGCGCGTCGCGCGGTGAAGGCTCCGCCGGAGCAAGGTGGATGGAACATTTTTCTCACATCGAATGGCACTGCGGTGACCAGCGATCCGCTGCACATCGTCAATGCGGCAAACGGCGACAGGGCATGGTTCGGCTGGCCGGACAACGCTAAGCACGAGGAACTCAGGGCCAAATGGCTGCGTGCCGAAACTATTGAAGAGCGCAAGAAGATTGCGCGCGAAATTCAGGAGAACGCCTGGGATTTCGTGCCATTTGTGACCTTCGGCCAGTGGATGCAACCAATGCTGCTGCGCCCCAACCTGAAGGGCATGATGAAGGTCCCATTCTCTTGGCTAAGGCCCTGGTGGAACGTCGAGAAAGCGTGA
- a CDS encoding CoA transferase — MRRSTLPLFGVKVIDFGQYIAGPALAMILADLGATVVHIDPPSGPRWDSPANAILNKLIVQVDLKTGGRRRLSGKRTS; from the coding sequence ATGCGACGTTCAACCCTGCCTCTCTTCGGCGTCAAGGTCATCGATTTCGGCCAGTACATTGCGGGCCCGGCCCTGGCGATGATCCTCGCCGACCTTGGGGCTACGGTCGTGCATATCGACCCACCATCCGGTCCCCGCTGGGATAGTCCGGCCAATGCGATCCTCAATAAGCTGATTGTCCAGGTTGATTTGAAGACTGGGGGGCGCAGGCGCTTATCCGGGAAGCGGACATCGTAA
- a CDS encoding ABC transporter permease translates to MTSYVIRRFLSMLPVMAIVAIIIFSLLHLAPGDPAAMMVGDNATPEMIAQVREKMGLDQPLWKQFFIWVFNVAQGDLGRSIFWNDSVATLIAQRAEPTISLAITTTIFAVTVALSLGIAAAIKAGTALDRLVMTFAVLDFSVPLFVVGYLLVFLFAIELKWMPVQGYSPLDEGLGPWLRSLALPTVALGLPYVALIARITRASLLEVLDEDYMRTARAKGVAGRALLLKHALKNAAPPIVTVIGMGLGFLIGGAVITETVFNLPGIGRLVVDAITRRDYPIIQGVTLIFSGVYMLVNLLVDLSYPLFDPRIRY, encoded by the coding sequence ATGACCAGCTACGTCATCCGTCGTTTTCTCTCAATGCTGCCGGTGATGGCGATCGTCGCGATCATCATCTTCTCGCTGCTTCACTTAGCACCGGGAGACCCGGCGGCCATGATGGTCGGCGACAACGCCACGCCGGAAATGATTGCGCAAGTCCGCGAGAAGATGGGTCTGGATCAGCCATTGTGGAAGCAGTTTTTCATCTGGGTGTTCAATGTCGCTCAAGGCGACTTGGGTCGATCGATCTTTTGGAACGACTCGGTCGCTACCCTGATTGCGCAGCGGGCCGAACCGACCATTTCGCTGGCCATCACCACAACCATCTTTGCTGTCACGGTGGCACTAAGCTTAGGCATCGCCGCAGCCATCAAGGCCGGGACAGCCTTGGACCGCTTGGTGATGACCTTTGCCGTGCTTGACTTCTCAGTGCCCTTATTCGTGGTGGGCTACCTGCTCGTGTTTTTGTTTGCGATAGAACTGAAGTGGATGCCTGTACAGGGTTACTCGCCTCTAGACGAAGGCTTAGGTCCATGGCTGCGAAGCTTGGCACTGCCGACGGTGGCGCTCGGTCTACCTTATGTGGCGCTGATCGCGCGAATCACCCGCGCGAGCCTGCTCGAAGTATTGGATGAAGACTATATGCGCACGGCGCGCGCCAAGGGAGTGGCAGGTCGTGCGCTGCTCTTGAAACATGCGCTGAAGAACGCGGCGCCACCGATCGTGACGGTGATCGGCATGGGGCTGGGCTTTCTCATTGGAGGGGCGGTCATCACTGAGACGGTATTTAACTTGCCGGGAATCGGGCGACTGGTCGTCGATGCCATCACCCGGCGCGATTACCCCATCATCCAGGGTGTCACACTGATCTTTTCGGGCGTGTACATGCTGGTGAACTTGCTTGTTGACTTGTCTTATCCCCTGTTCGATCCGAGGATTCGCTACTGA
- a CDS encoding DUF2817 domain-containing protein, translated as MSFDLFQQAALAAFSDNYLEARRKFVEAAPDSKAYPCTLVGPSGEPLFTDVAYFGRRDARKLLVLISGTHGVEGYCGSAAQLMFLKGEFHRRLPASTGVLFIHALNCWGFAWDRRDTAEGCDLNRNFVDFSEPLPQNPGYEELFEHLVPVDLSEEGIHRAEAAIATYRSMHTDVEFRTARGRGQYTRPGGAHYGGTGPTEARLTLERIVADFELAARDHVVIMDYHTGSGPYGYGEVGCASKLPEPGQQTDSGVYERALSIFGPSLMTADMGHTAGVPSYGTQAQFWQRALGSQQTYVFVEFGTYDWERFKRKEGRFAKIVFNLSRAADPDVDRQLRLVSKRYFYPQHLDWQEMVLTRSHQLHRQAMKALAAP; from the coding sequence ATGAGTTTTGACCTATTTCAGCAGGCTGCGCTGGCCGCTTTTTCCGACAATTATCTCGAAGCCAGGCGAAAGTTCGTTGAAGCGGCGCCGGACTCGAAAGCTTATCCATGCACCTTGGTGGGGCCGTCGGGAGAACCACTTTTCACCGACGTCGCATACTTCGGCAGGCGAGATGCCAGAAAGCTCCTCGTCTTGATTTCCGGAACACACGGCGTGGAGGGATATTGCGGTTCGGCCGCACAGCTCATGTTTCTTAAAGGGGAGTTTCACCGCAGGCTGCCAGCGTCGACAGGCGTACTTTTCATCCATGCCCTAAATTGCTGGGGGTTCGCCTGGGATCGCCGCGACACTGCAGAGGGTTGTGACCTCAACAGGAATTTTGTCGATTTTTCCGAACCTCTGCCCCAAAATCCGGGATACGAGGAGTTGTTCGAACATCTTGTTCCGGTCGACTTATCAGAGGAGGGAATTCACCGAGCCGAGGCGGCGATTGCCACATACCGATCCATGCATACCGACGTTGAATTTAGAACTGCGAGAGGCCGAGGACAGTACACTAGGCCCGGAGGTGCGCACTACGGAGGAACCGGACCCACAGAGGCGCGTCTCACGCTCGAACGAATCGTGGCAGACTTCGAGTTAGCCGCTCGGGACCACGTCGTCATTATGGATTACCACACCGGTTCAGGCCCTTATGGGTATGGCGAGGTGGGATGCGCTTCAAAGCTACCAGAACCCGGGCAGCAGACCGATTCCGGCGTTTACGAAAGGGCGCTGAGCATTTTTGGGCCGTCCCTCATGACAGCAGATATGGGGCACACGGCCGGAGTTCCTTCTTATGGCACACAAGCGCAGTTCTGGCAGCGCGCATTGGGAAGTCAGCAAACCTATGTCTTCGTAGAGTTTGGAACTTACGATTGGGAACGCTTCAAGCGGAAGGAGGGCCGTTTCGCCAAAATTGTTTTCAACCTATCGCGTGCAGCTGATCCAGATGTGGATCGTCAGCTTCGGCTTGTGTCGAAGCGGTACTTCTATCCTCAACACCTTGACTGGCAGGAGATGGTTCTCACCAGATCGCACCAGCTCCATCGACAGGCGATGAAGGCGCTTGCTGCTCCGTGA
- the istB gene encoding IS21-like element helper ATPase IstB: MLTHPNFDRLNALGLHGMAKAFVDSEATGEAASLGHAEWLALLLEREVSLRHDKRLATRLRHAKLRQQACVEDVDYRTPRGLDRALFASLVEGRWIDDHANLLICGPAGLGKSWIASAVGHKACSDNRSVLYQRVPRLFNDLALARGDGRHPRLLRALGRVDLLILDDWGLAPLDAGARHDLLEILEDRYGRRSTLVTSQLPVDQWHALIGDPAYADAVLDRLVHNAHRLDLSGESCWQGESSRHRIGRSSHVFGLFARYT; this comes from the coding sequence TTGCTCACCCATCCGAACTTCGACCGGCTCAACGCGCTCGGCCTCCACGGCATGGCCAAAGCCTTTGTCGACAGCGAGGCCACTGGCGAGGCCGCGAGCCTCGGTCACGCCGAATGGCTCGCGCTGCTGCTCGAACGCGAAGTCTCGCTGCGTCACGACAAGCGGCTCGCCACCCGCCTGCGTCACGCCAAGCTGCGCCAGCAGGCTTGTGTCGAGGACGTCGACTACCGCACCCCGCGCGGTCTCGATCGCGCGCTATTCGCTAGCCTCGTCGAGGGCCGCTGGATCGACGACCACGCCAACCTGCTGATCTGCGGTCCGGCCGGCCTCGGCAAGAGCTGGATTGCCTCGGCGGTCGGCCACAAGGCCTGTAGCGATAACCGCTCCGTCCTTTACCAGCGCGTCCCGCGTCTGTTCAACGATCTGGCGCTCGCCCGCGGCGATGGCCGCCACCCGCGCCTGCTGCGCGCGCTCGGCCGCGTTGATCTGCTCATCCTCGACGACTGGGGTCTGGCCCCGCTCGATGCCGGCGCCCGCCACGACCTCCTGGAGATCCTGGAGGATCGCTACGGCCGCCGCTCCACCCTCGTCACCAGCCAACTCCCGGTCGACCAGTGGCACGCGCTCATTGGCGACCCCGCCTACGCCGACGCCGTCCTCGATCGCCTCGTCCACAACGCCCATCGGCTCGATCTCTCCGGCGAAAGCTGTTGGCAAGGAGAATCTTCACGTCACAGGATTGGTCGGAGCAGCCATGTGTTCGGCCTTTTTGCGCGGTACACATGA